TCCCCACTGCTGCCTCCCGTAGGAGTCTGGACCGTGTCTCAGTTCCAGTGTGGCGGATCGTCCTCTAAGACCCGCTACAGATCGTCGCCTTGGTGAGCCTTTACCTCACCAACTAGCTAATCTGATATCGGCCGCTCTAATAACGAGAGGTCTTGCGATCCCCCTCTTTCCCCCTCAGGGCGTATGCGGTATTAGCTATCCTTTCGGATAGTTATCCCCCATTACTAGGTACGTTCCGATATATTACTCACCCGTTCGCCACTCGTCAGCGGTGCAAGCACCCTGTTACCGTTCGACTTGCATGTGTAAAGCATGCCGCCAGCGTTCAATCTGAGCCAGGATCAAACTCTTTAGTTTAATCGCTAAGCTAGTACTTACTGGCTTACTTTATTCGGCACATCCATCGCTGAATGCGCCTTACTAATGCAAGCACTTGTTTCGCTTCCGAATCAAGCACTCACACTCATCGACTGTATTTTTTTAAAGATCATTCGCTGCGGCTAGAACACCGTGTTGCTGTGTGTGCTGCAGCGAGAGGCCGAAATATACGGGCCTTGGCCTGTGAGGTCAACCACTACCGCACAAAAAAAGCGTAGTAATAGGCTAAGTGGTTGATTTAAATAAGCTGTATTTGTAAGCAGAAACACTAGCTACAAAACAAACAATCTACGCGATGATGCCGCCCCCCAAACAGACCTCACCATCGTATAAAACTACTGATTGCCCAGGAGTGACTGCCCATTGCGCTTCATCGAAACGCAACTCACAACGGCCATCTTCTATCCAGAGCAACTCACATGCAGCATCTTGCTGGCGATAGCGTGTTTTTGCAGTATAGCGACCTAGCGCTGGTGACTCACCTAGGACCCAAGAAAGGTCTTGCGCCTGTAAAGTACTTTTAAGTAGCAATGGATGATCATGACCTTGCACCACAATCAGCTCATTTTTAGCCATATCCTTGCCAGCAACAAACCAAGGTGCACCCTCCCCGCCAATACCCAAACCTTGGCGCTGACCGATAGTGTGATACATCAAACCCATATGTTCGCCCATGTGTTTACCCTCTGGAGTAACCATAGGCCCTGGCACTTTAGGTAAGTAGCGATTAAGAAACTCACGGAACGGACGCTCACCAATAAAGCAGATACCGGTGCTGTCTTTTTTCTTGGCGTTATGCAGGCCAATTTTCTCTGCCAACTCACGCACTTCTGTTTTCAGCATATTGCCCAGCGGAAAAACAGCATGAGCAACTTGCTCTTGGCTGAGCTTATAGAGAAAGTAACTTTGATCTTTACTGGAATCTTTAGCGCGAAGCAGCTCTGTACGGCCATCTGAGCGGACTCGATTTGAAGCGTAATGTCCCGTTGCCAGCTTAGTGCCCCCTAATTTGATCGCGTAATCAAGAAAGCACTTAAATTTAATTTCGCTATTGCACAAGATATCTGGGTTTGGCGTTCGACCAACCGAGTACTCGGCCAAAAAATAGCTGAACACTCGTTCTTTATATTCTTGGGCGAAATTAACCAGCTCGATCTCAACCCCTACTTTATCCGCAACCGAGATTGCATCCAGGCTGTCTTCTTTGATCGAACAATACTCATCAGTATTATCGTCTTCCCAGTTTTGCATAAAGACGCCAACTACGTCGAAGCCCTGCTCCTTTAAGAGCCACGCTGTCACCGAGGAATCTACCCCACCAGAAAGCCCTACTACAATTTTGTCAGACATACTCATATTCCAGTAAACGTACTACGATCGTTTCAGCGATCAAAATCACGCAAAATCTCTAGCGGATAACGGCGTCCCGCCAAATAATCATCAATGCACTCTAGCAATAAGGGACTGCGATGCTGGCTAACACGAGCCACAATCTCTTCACGCGTCAACCAAACAGCTCGTTCAATATCTGAATCCAAAGCTCGTCCTTCATCAACCCCAATTACGACACCACTAAAGGAGAAACGAAGATATGTTAACTCCGGCTGTTCGCGCGGCGACCATTGATAAATACCAAGCAAGGCTCGAGGTTCGAAATAATGCGCCGTTTCTTCTAGTGTTTCTCTAATGGCAGCATCAACAATACTTTCCCCATATTCAATATGACCCGCAGGCTGATTAAGTTTTAACTCGCCGTGAATAAGTTCTTCCACCAACAAAAAGCGCCCGTCTTTTTCAATGACTGCGGCGACGGTGGCATTAGGCTTCCACATTGCAGCTCCTGCATTCATTCGTTATTAGCGCGTTTTATTCGGACCGCGACGGCCACGCTGCTTAGGTTTTGTCGTGACCTCGGCTGGGTGATGTTGCCGAGGGGCCACAACAAACTCTTCACGCCATGCACCCAAAGGCAAATGATCTAAAGTCCAATCACCAATTGCATAGCGTACCAATCGCAAGGTAGGAAACCCTACTTTGGCAGTCATGCGTCGCACCTGACGATTTTTGCCCTCGCGGATAATGATTTCAAGCCACGTCGTCGGCACACTTGCACGAAAACGTACCGGCGGTACTCGCACCCATAATTGCGCAGGTTCTTCAATAATTCTGACTTGAGCCGGTAGAGTTGTAAAATCCCCCAGATTAACGCCTGTCAATAAAGGCAGCAAATCCAACTCAGTCGGGCTACCCTCTACCTGCACCCAATAAGTTTTTGCCAGCTTGTGTTTGGGGTCAGCAATTTTAGCCTGCAATGGCCCTGAATCTGTTAAAAGCAACAAGCCTTCAGAATCAGTATCTAAACGTCCCGCTGGATAAACGTCCTTAATAGGAACAAAATCAGCCAGCGAAGCATGCGGCGGCGAAGGTGAAAACTGGCAAATCACCCCGTAAGGTTTATTTAAAAGAATAAGCTTTGGCATAGCGACTTGGCAGTATTGCTACAAAACAGCGATAATAGGCTGTTTTTTCGTTGGCGCTCCACAAGAAATTCACAATACCAGCCGACAAAACGCGACAAACCACTCGACACAACAGGAATGAACAGATGAGCCTGATCAAAGTTCCGCAGGATGGCGCGAAAATCGTCCAAAACCTTGCGACTCCAGATAATCCAATTATCCCATTTATCGAAGGTGATGGCATTGGCGTAGATATCACCCCCGTGATGATCGACGTTGTCGACGCTGCGGTAAAGAAATGTTACGGCAGTGGCCGTAAGATTCACTGGATGGAAATCTATTGCGGTGAAAAAGCATCTAAATTGTATCCGGATGGCACTTACCTGCCAGACGAAACCTTGGCCGCACTGCAAGAATACGTAGTATCGATCAAAGGCCCTCTAGCAACTCCAGTTGGCGGCGGTATTCGCTCACTCAACGTAGCACTGCGCCAGCAACTTGACCTCTACGTTTGCCTGCGTCCAGTTCGCTACTTCCAAGGCGTTCCATCCCCAGTGAAGCATCCAGAATTGATCGAAATGGTCATTTTCCGTGAAAACACCGAAGACATCTACGCCGGTATCGAGTGGGATGCTCAATCTGAAGGCGCGAAAAAAGTCATCAACTTTTTGCAAAATGAAATGGGCGTGAAAAAAATTCGCTTCCCAGAAACATCGAGCATTGGCATCAAACCAGTAAGCAAAGATGGTACTGAGCGCCTTGTACGTCGAGCTATCCAATACGCAATCGACAACAATCGCAAGAGTGTTACCTTGGTTCACAAGGGAAACATTATGAAATACACCGAAGGCATGTTCCGCACCTGGGGCTATGAATTAGCCAAAAAAGAATTTGGCGGTGTAGAGATTGATGGCGGCCCATACCTTGAGCTACCAAATGGCATCGTGATTAAAGACGTCATTGCTGACGCATTTTTACAGCAAATCTTGTTACGTCCTGCCGAATATGATGTTATCGCCACATTAAACTTGAATGGCGACTACATCTCAGATGCACTCGCGGCACAAGTTGGCGGTATCGGCATTGCTCCTGGTGCAAACTTGTCGGATAGCGTTGCTATGTTTGAAGCTACACACGGCACGGCGCCAAAGTACTCCGGCCAAGACAAGGTAAATCCTGGCTCATTGCTGCTATCCGCAGAAATGATGTTACGTCACATGGGCTGGAAAGAAGCGGCTGACTTAATTATTACTGCCATGGAAAAAACCATCGCGGATAAGATCGTTACTTACGACTTTGCCCGCCTAATGGACAATCCAACAGAAGTAAGCTGCTCAGGCTTTGGCAAGGCAATCATTGAACGTATGTAATCACTGATTCAGCCCTAAGACCCCCGCTTCGGTGGGGTTTTTATTGGCTGTAGCATATAAATCAGAAAATACAGACGCAAAAAAACCCCGCCTTAGCGGGGTTTTGATCACCAGCAGCTAATTAAGCAGCTTGGATGTTAGAGGCTTGTTTGCCTTTAGCACCATTGGTGATATCGAAAGAAACGCGCTGGCCTTCTTTCAGTGTTTTAAAGCCTGGCATGTTGATCGCTGAGAAGTGAGCGAAGATGTCTTCGCCGCCTTCGTCTGGAGTCACAAAGCCGAAACCTTTAGAA
This genomic interval from Iodobacter fluviatilis contains the following:
- the mnmA gene encoding tRNA 2-thiouridine(34) synthase MnmA translates to MSMSDKIVVGLSGGVDSSVTAWLLKEQGFDVVGVFMQNWEDDNTDEYCSIKEDSLDAISVADKVGVEIELVNFAQEYKERVFSYFLAEYSVGRTPNPDILCNSEIKFKCFLDYAIKLGGTKLATGHYASNRVRSDGRTELLRAKDSSKDQSYFLYKLSQEQVAHAVFPLGNMLKTEVRELAEKIGLHNAKKKDSTGICFIGERPFREFLNRYLPKVPGPMVTPEGKHMGEHMGLMYHTIGQRQGLGIGGEGAPWFVAGKDMAKNELIVVQGHDHPLLLKSTLQAQDLSWVLGESPALGRYTAKTRYRQQDAACELLWIEDGRCELRFDEAQWAVTPGQSVVLYDGEVCLGGGIIA
- a CDS encoding NUDIX hydrolase; amino-acid sequence: MWKPNATVAAVIEKDGRFLLVEELIHGELKLNQPAGHIEYGESIVDAAIRETLEETAHYFEPRALLGIYQWSPREQPELTYLRFSFSGVVIGVDEGRALDSDIERAVWLTREEIVARVSQHRSPLLLECIDDYLAGRRYPLEILRDFDR
- a CDS encoding pseudouridine synthase translates to MPKLILLNKPYGVICQFSPSPPHASLADFVPIKDVYPAGRLDTDSEGLLLLTDSGPLQAKIADPKHKLAKTYWVQVEGSPTELDLLPLLTGVNLGDFTTLPAQVRIIEEPAQLWVRVPPVRFRASVPTTWLEIIIREGKNRQVRRMTAKVGFPTLRLVRYAIGDWTLDHLPLGAWREEFVVAPRQHHPAEVTTKPKQRGRRGPNKTR
- the icd gene encoding NADP-dependent isocitrate dehydrogenase, whose translation is MSLIKVPQDGAKIVQNLATPDNPIIPFIEGDGIGVDITPVMIDVVDAAVKKCYGSGRKIHWMEIYCGEKASKLYPDGTYLPDETLAALQEYVVSIKGPLATPVGGGIRSLNVALRQQLDLYVCLRPVRYFQGVPSPVKHPELIEMVIFRENTEDIYAGIEWDAQSEGAKKVINFLQNEMGVKKIRFPETSSIGIKPVSKDGTERLVRRAIQYAIDNNRKSVTLVHKGNIMKYTEGMFRTWGYELAKKEFGGVEIDGGPYLELPNGIVIKDVIADAFLQQILLRPAEYDVIATLNLNGDYISDALAAQVGGIGIAPGANLSDSVAMFEATHGTAPKYSGQDKVNPGSLLLSAEMMLRHMGWKEAADLIITAMEKTIADKIVTYDFARLMDNPTEVSCSGFGKAIIERM
- a CDS encoding cold-shock protein — translated: MALGTVKWFNDSKGFGFVTPDEGGEDIFAHFSAINMPGFKTLKEGQRVSFDITNGAKGKQASNIQAA